Below is a window of Anaerolineales bacterium DNA.
AAACCTCTGCACCACGTTGGCGCAACCAGGCTGCGATAGATTCAGAGTCAATTTCAAACGTCCGACCGATCTTCCAATGAGATACAACCTGGTGCTTGAAATCCTGGTGATGGGGATATGCTTTGAACCGTCCATAGATGAGCTGCTTCCTGGATGGTCTTTCTCCCAGCACGTCACACAGCAAGCTCATCGCCAGATCAGCCGGACCTGACCCTTCGTAACCCCATGCAAAACCAGTCGGGCTGTGTAGTAATACGTGTCGTAAGTGTCGCGATCTCCCAGATGGCAGGATGACTTTCACCTTCCCGCCGGGTTCACCGCGGTAAATCTTCTTGACCATATTGACCTCCGGATGAGTTATTTAGAGATTGCCCCAGGTGATCTCAGGGCAATCTCTCGTAGACTAGAACGGTATGTCTTCGGATGAATTCGTGACTGCGCCATTATTGGCGGGTTCAGTTCCACCTTCCCCTTCACGCCCAGACAGGAAACGTACAGTATTCGCGCTCACCTCAAAGGACGTAGCGGGAGAGCCATCCTGTCGAGTGTAAAGCCGTGGGCTGCCCGTTTCAGGGTCACAGATCAGCCGGCCTTCCACCAGCACCAGGCTGCCTTTATGCAGGTATTGATTGCAATTCTCAGCCGTTTTACCCCAGGCTGAAATGCGAAACCAGGTGGTCTCTTTTACTACTTGGCTGCTCGAGTCGGTATATTGACGATTGGCAGCCAGGTTGAAGTTGGCCACCGCCTGACCGGCAGGCGTATAGCGCATTTCCGGGTCACGCCCCAGGTGACCGGCGATGATGATCGTTTGGTATGACATGTGATTTTCCTCCGTTTCGTATATATGGAATTACTTCTTGCCGTTGAGGCTGGCGACCCAGGCTCGCAGCGTTTCGCGCGAAGCCGGGAAATCCTCATGGTGGGCAGACTTGAAGGCATTGAAGGCCTCCAATTCCGCGGCGTTGGTTGTGTCTACCGTGATTCCGTCCCGGTATTGAAGTCCCTCTGTTTGAGAGACGGATGCAACCGGTGTAGCCACTTGCCCGCTCGATTTTTCGGATCGTCCATTACCATTGGATCCGTGGCTATTCGAGGCGCCGTTTTCCAGGCCAGCAGTTCTGGCAATCTCCTTGTCGTACAGGCTGTTGCCGAACTGCTCACCCAGCTGGCGAAAGCAGCGCTTCAAGCAGTCGGTGACCGCCCCAGCGATGGCTACATCCAGGGCTTCGGGTGTATCCCCATTGAAGGTGCATCGTCCAGCGTCGGCGTGGCTGTAAGTCTTGCCATCCAATTCGACGATGATCCTGCCGGTAATGTAGGCTACACCAGCGACCTCCGTGTTTACCTTGCCGTCTTCGCCCAACACTGGCACTTTTTTCTTGAGGCGCTGGTCGTAAAACGTGACTGTTTTATCCCAACGCATGATGTGTGGCTCGCTGACTAAATCAAACGACCAGCGAAACGTGAACAGGTCGTTGGCGACTTCAATCACGTCATAGCCTTCCAGGTAGGGAACTGTCCCTTGCCCACCTGCTTGGCGGCGCTTGACACGGTTCATGTCCAACGGTTGCCTTAACTTCCAAAGTATCTGTTCGATAACTGGATCTGACGTGGGTGGATCGGGTTTTGAGATTGCTTTGTTCATGTGTTCCTCCATGTGAGTGGTTGAAAACTTTGTTTTCATGTTTTGATTTCCCAGCCCGCTTTCAGCGATCTTTTGTATCTCTACCATCCGCACTGCTTCGATGTGCTTGCAGCGAAGGCCAAAATGCTGGCAGCGACCGGTGAAATCGGGGCAGGTGCAGGCCCAGGCATCGTCATCCAGCGAGACGATGTAATGGTTGCTCTTACTGGCGACCATCCAGGTGCAGTCCGTCAGGACCATTACCTGCATATCGCCGCTCATCAGAGCAGCCTGTGCCCGGGCCATGCGCTCGTGTTGGAGCTGGTTCTCCAGGGTGGGGGGTGCTGTGATCATCGTGTATACATTTCGCTCCTTTCGTGTGAAAAAAAAGTGTGGGGATTGGTTTCCGACGTTATTCCGCCACAAGTGATGGCGGATAAACGTTTTACTGTCCGATTGCCCTTCTATAATCTCAGGGCACATCAGGGCAGCGAACCTTGACTGCCAAGCAAGTGCTTAGCCTTCAAAGTTTGCTGCTCTGAATCTATGAGGATCTGCCAGGTTGGCATAAAACCAACCTGGCAGACTATTAATCCTTTGTTAGGCATCTTATGAGCCTGGCCTTTGCGGACGACTTCCAGCGCTTCTCACGACCCACCCCCGGACTAAGGGGCAGCGGCCACCGCCTGCCAGGGCAGAGCGTTTACGCAAAGAGGCTGTTTGTAAAGGTGCGAGCTGCTTGTTAAAACAGCAAGGCCGGTGCACATCCCTCCTGGGGGAAATACACCGGCCAACGTATGAGTCACAGACTATTCAATTGTTAGCTGAACCCCCTAAACCGCACCCGATGGCGGCAGACTACCGCAAAGAAATACTTGTATACCTGAAAGACTACCGTTTAGATCCGTTCACCTGGCTCATGATGCGCCGAGCAACCACTTCGGTCGTGCCGCGTGGAGCACGCAATTCGGAGGGGTCCAGGGTCTCAGGCACCGCCAGCTCTGCGCCGCGGGCATCCTTGAGAAAATCCGCCAGGCTCTCTTCGTAATCCCGGCTCTGAATGAAACCATGCACCCGGACGTAATAATTCTTCTCGACCACCACCGGTGCGCCCAGGTTACCCTTAGGCACGCGGATGGTGACGAAATCGGCCGCGTCCTGGACTTCGTTGAGCGGCTTCTGCGGTAGGTCAGGGTCACGGTAGCAAGCCAGGCGAAAGAGCAGGTCATCAGCGTACTTCCAAGTCCTAACGATTATCCCTTCGAGAACGACATCATTGATCATTGCAGCCTCCATTGAAAAGTGG
It encodes the following:
- a CDS encoding single-stranded DNA-binding protein codes for the protein MSYQTIIIAGHLGRDPEMRYTPAGQAVANFNLAANRQYTDSSSQVVKETTWFRISAWGKTAENCNQYLHKGSLVLVEGRLICDPETGSPRLYTRQDGSPATSFEVSANTVRFLSGREGEGGTEPANNGAVTNSSEDIPF